The DNA sequence TTCAAGCTTCAAATATTTTGAACCATAAATGCCGTCCTTGAAGAAGTGCTGACGGTTGCTactgttgtattttttattaatttttttattgcgGTTTAAATGTAGCAATGTTATAGTGGTTTTGCTGTGGAACATGCCAGCTCAAATCTCTAAACCATTTCATATTTTTTCTACTTTCTGCCGGCATCATGCCAGTGCTGCCGTTTGGAAGTGATGCTGATGGTGAAAGCCAGAGTGAACTGTGTGTCACCTCATAAATTCCATACGTGCTTTGGCTCTTCACAAATAGCCTCATGCTTTTTTTCTCTGCCAGTTTCTCAAGCTTTTTCCAGCACTGATGCTGTCTCAATCTGATGAAGGTGGGCCTTAATGAATTCTGTTTCTACAAACACAATTATTCAATTTGTATACACTATATGTATAAAATTACACAGCCATTTATAATTATGAAATGTACCTACTGTATGGGGCTCCTGCTGCAGATACAGCCCCCCTAGACGAACGTGGAATTACGTCATGCATCAACTAGTCAGGTCTAacacagcactgggctgtggagcagtggaagctTTGTAAGGCATTGGAGACATTCaatccagaattaatcatcgAGAATCAGTACATTACATTAAACACACTTTATAAtccattattattaattatgctCCTGTGGCCAAACGCCATTAAATTCTCAGAACtatctttcaaaaatattaaaaatcctATTTACTATCTtagttgattttatttttcagaccttggatccaggttccaggacAGGGTTTTAAAATGGCCAGCTTGTATGACACAGTACACTGAgccatcactggattaggaacacctactttATAATtgcattcattgtccatttaatcagctccacagaccatacagaagcactttgcagttctacaattacagactgtagtccacgtGTACTTCTGAATACTTTTTTTATACCCATGCcatcctgtttttcaatggtcaggacccccacagtgcCAAttgagagcaggtatgatttcagTGGTGGACCATTcctagcgctgcagtgacactggtgtagtggtgtgttaatgtgtgttgcactggtacgagtggatcagacacagcaatgctgcttgagtttttaaaaccctcagtgtcactgctggactgagaatagtccactaaccaAAATATCTAGCCAACATCGTCCTGTGGACAGCATCTAGAGTACTAGGGGACAGCCAAGGCGAACTGTTTAGCAACATGTCTactatctctgactttacatctacaaggtggaccaacgtggtagttgtgtctaacagagtagacagtgagtggacttAGAGTACTGTAAACTCCATAAAcactgtgtgggtcctgaccattaaagagcagagtgaaatggggataagaaagtatgcagagaaacaggagtactgaagtctgtaaatgtagaactacaaagttgttggtcagtggagttgataaaattGACAGTGAGTATAGTTACAAGATTTCAAGACAGCTGCTTTAAACAGCTCAGTTGTTCTCTGCTTCAACATATCAAGGAcagtgaaatgaatgaaaatagatGATCTTATACTTCATTAAATAGGGAACCAAACCTGATTTCCAACATTCCTTGAAATTTCTAGTTCAGATAAATTTTGATTTTGAACTGGTTTATTGCCCATTTTTTAGTTCCCAAAAAAATGGTTCACCTCTCCCCAGCACACATCAGCACCACTGAACTTTGAGGGCGAATATCCAGCTCCATCTGCATGTTACCACttcatgaaatgaaaatgaaaatgcccGTTATACACGTTTGTGGCTCCTTCTTTTCCAGTGTTCACTCCATCCATGTGTGAGGGCACATTTGGCCCTGTAGTAGGAAGGAGTCAGTATAATGTCAGTTGGCCTGTTATCTGCATTACTCAATCACTCCCACTCTCTTCCCACATACTGATGCTCGGGAACTTTCTTAGTGTCTTAACTTCTTATCTACAATCAGTTTTCCCATGTAATGGATTTGCTTTTTAACACCAGCATATCCTTCAGCCTAatgattttattgattttaatgaGTCTATCTTACTGATCTTGACCTTAATTAAATCCAGACCCTTACACTTCTGCTTTGTTGCTATGCTGGtgaatatataaaacacaaagctGAATAGATTATTTCACAAGTTACATAAGGCCAGCTTTTGGGCTGGAATTAGTAAGTCGATAATTACTGGGATGTATCGTActagatgattttttttttcggtGACGTGTAATTGTAATTTCAAATTCAGCACATTCTCCCACTATCCATTCTTTCCACTAACCATGGCGTAGcactaaaaatgacaattgtcttttctttttccaaCAACAAAACCTAAGTTTGGGATGTTCTCatccgtgtccatgtgggtctCCTCCGTATGCTCAAgcttcttcccacggtccaaacccacacgttgataggtggatttgCTACCCCaatgtgtccctaggtgtgagtgtgagtatgaccctgaactggataagtggttacagacaatgaatgaataaatactatgcaacagttaccacagaAATTACAACGTCATagacttatttgtacacctaacaGAATTTGAAATTTGAGTTTTTGAAATCACTGTTTAACCTTAAATCCATTGTGTTGAGGACAATCCCAATGAAACTTTGAAAGAAATGTTGCTATCAGACTATAGCAACTATGACACAAACATGTACTTTGTATTTTGAAAAATTATAGGTTAGGTTTATGTGCTTAATGCTGGGTCCAGTTTTGGCTAATGTCTGTAATTATAGCAACATGGGGCAAGAACATTTGCATCCAGTGCCTCCTGTAGCCAAAGAAATTACGCCCACAGAGTTCTGTACTTGCAGTAGACAAAAGATGCTCATGGTATTTACTGATTAACTGATTTCATACAGTAAAATAGGCCTTGCACTAATGTTGGCCAGTCATAAAGTCAGTGAAATAAAGAACATGAAGCAAGTATATCATCACTGTGCagttaaaacatgtatctcccaaaatagtaacattACAGAAGGAAAAACCATATCTTTaaatgaaagtcaatgtaaaaacattttattccatgtAATTTTGCAGGATCTTTATTGGTCAATTCATTATGATGTTTTACCACAACCTgaagggcagctgctgtgtgtttaaatgaagtAGCCAACTAAAAAGCCACAAAAATtgagtgtttttaattggagcGAGACAATGTATTGAAACACTAAGGAGAATGGATTGAATTCTTATATGAATTCATACACTACTGTCTTATTATTCAGAGGATTTCAGGCAGTGTAATGTATTCTAAGTGaattattttccatatattttgGCTAGCTGTGAATTTACAGAATGCTAAATGGTGCAGCATATGCTTGCTAGCTACataaaagcaacactaggtaagaatttcagtttttttcccTTCAGTGGTGTCCCACAAGTTCATTTTTACAACACTATATTGAAATCAGTGGGTTGCAGATTTTGTAAAGTGTGTATATCAGTGTGGAAACAAAAGAGTCCCTATTCCCTCTATTACATATCAACACAATATTTGAAGCTGTATTTGTTAAGAATATTATGTAGTGTGCATTAAAGCAAACGTCAGTGCAAAACCGTAAACTAACCTAGTCTTGGCTGGTCAGATCATTTTGAATAAGGGTACTATTGTAATCCTCCCTCCCTTTAATACAGTTTGTTACTTTAGCATTAGCCTTAATCTATACAGCATCAAAGACTGGCTCCAAGACGTGAAGTTCAAAGTTCAAAAATTGCATAATGATTATTCTTAGTGTAATCATcccattaaatatataatttaaaaaattaaaaaatgatggACAAAAAGGGTAAGAAAAACTGTAATTACAAGGAAAGGCTATGTCATACCCGAGCTTGCAGAAAAGAGGAAAGGAAAAACCTTTAATGACATCACTTACATAAGAGAGGTCCAATTTGTGTTGCAATAATGTGGCTTGAATGACTGATCCCTCCCCTGTGCGATCCTTCCCTTATTCATCTCAGTCCAAATGCTCTTTAAATTCCACCAATCTTTTCATTAAGCTTCTTTTCTGTGGGCGGTTGCTAAGATACACAAACGGCATCTCACACATTAGAATAAATTACCCAAGAGGTAATGGAGCTGAGCGATTGCCAGTTTGCAGCCTGTCTCCTTCACACAAAACCGTGTGTCTGATAGGGTCCAAGTTCTACAAAACAAAGGCTCCAAAAAACCCAGATAAGCTTGCATCCATCTGTACTGCATTTCACACAGGCGCGTGAGAGCAGCAGTAACCCAGCAGCACTCACAAATGGAAACAAAATGCCTGGTGATTTGAGGCAAGTGTGATTTAGGAATAAGGTTTGCACATTGCCAATATTTGGAGCTGTTAGCTGCCCGTGTCTTAGCTACAATTCAAAACTAAAGTAAACTTAATGCCTCAAATCTAGGCGTTGCAGGGGTTTTCTTATAGGCAAAAATACTTTCAATCCCAAGTCATGTGGAAGGGAATTTCTGTCACGAGTGAAACCACATCAGGCACAGTTTTATAGTAAGTAGATCCTTTCCTTACAAAGAAAGCTAGGGAAGAGTCCCCACCCCACACTCCCTATGACATTAGACAATTTGAGTTGATAGGAAGACgaatgcttttaaaataattgtgcCCAGTGTAATGCACATGAGCTAAAggtccacttttatttcagGTTTgcattaaaggcaatgttcatgaatttaatCAAAAAACCCTTTGTAAAATTGAGGACATTCCCTTTCCAGTCTGTGCCAGGAACCTGTCTAATGTATTTGAGGCCCCCTTATGTGTCCCCCcccatttattgtctgtaacagcttacccagtggtgggtccagatcctacccagaatcaactgggtataacaatatatataaaaattttttttttttttttttttttttttttcaaacgcTGTGAAGCATATACGCCAAGATGCTACACTCTCTGCTCAAGGTGGAGAAAAGATACCTGGAGGTGTTTAGACAGCAAAGAGGCCTCCAAACATTGCAAAGTATGAACGGAGAGGCTCTATTCTTACTCCAGAAGCGGGTATacttataacatttattttttatattttatttatatatatagacTTTTGTGATGTTTGAATTTCAGAAAACCGACTAAGTGCTATAAAATGAAACGAGTGACTGGTAATGCAAACAATGAACAAAAACTTTACAGACacgttcaacttcagccacagtTAGTTCCTCAAACATGCTGTTCTACTTTAACAgcacttctgaacataaaccagAGAGtagcagttccccagaatcgTAACGGTTGCCTATAAATTCAGATCACCAGCTTTAGAGTTAAGGTAACAAAAGCACTTCATACATACAATTTACTTTTACAGTTAATCCTAACCACCACCTACACAGCCGAGTCTGGTCATTTTTCTGCTCATGCTGGTCTTAAGACAATTATTCAATTAAAATGGCCGTGTGGTCCAATAGATCCATCACAGGACGATGTGTTATCCCCAATATAAaagcactgaaataaataaaagcaaaaataaagtcAAAAGGCAATGACAAATGCAAGGGAACATTCAATTGCCATAGTAGTGATTTATTTGTACAATAGGAAATGAGTTGTACATAGTCTCTGCTCAGCTGTAAAGGCAAAAGCAAAGCATTTACATGCTGGAGCCAGACTCCTCACTACCCCTTTCCCTTCAATGCTACACTTGGGTGGGGGGGGCACAAATGGGGCTTAATTTAATGACACATCCCTGCTAGAATAGTAACCTCTAAAATAAACCAAAGGGTCCAGAAaaggcagaaaaataaaaataaaaaacaataaaacttaAGAACAAAAACCATTTCTCCTAAGCGATTACTATTCAACCAATTAGCAGGGAGAAGTTATGGCCACAGAGAGCTTCATCGCTGCTTTTCAGGTGCTCAACATTTATAGACAAGGCATATGGTGATATGTATCAAAACCATGTGCCTAAACCACTGTCCACACCAGTACGTACACACACGACTTTTATTACAGTCAGAGTCAAGCTTCATTAGAACCTGTTATTTTAGGCAAAATAAAAGAATTCCCCTTTTGTCTTTCATTCAAAATAACATCCCTTTTCTttagaacaaataaaataatcaatttCAAATGAAGTCAAATTAGAATctgtataaaacaaaaacaaagctcataaaaatGTAACAGACAACATTCAGATCAAAGACAGTGACACTTGGCAGTTCAGTGGTCTTTCTTGGGCAGGATGAGTCATGACCATTTGTAACTCAGTGTGGGCAAGGAACTCATTACTGTACAAATCCAGTGCTGCTTTTTTGGGTTGGGGGTGGTCAGGGGGTAGCAAGGGTCCTCCCCCTTCTCTCTGGAGTCAAGTTTGAGTGGCAGCTGCTTTACCTCGTTCGTGAAAGCCTCTCGTCCCATCTGGGCCCCGGGGGAGCCGCACCACACCCGGAGGGAGCCCATCTGCATTCTGGATTTTTCGGCCAAGCATTGGGCTTCCCACAGGGCTGCTCTCCTGGCTGGCCACCTGCTTCCGTCGCTGGACCCAGGGGCTGCCCGAGGGGGTCAGGCTACTGTCCGAGGAATAGTCTGCCCAACGACGTCCAGGCTCCGGGCTCAGCCTGCCCTCACTGGCCAGCGGCGACTTTCCAGATTGGGGTGTAGCTTTGCGCTGAGCACTGGGGCTAGCCCTGGGGCTGTTCCATGGGCTGGTACGTGGTGAAAGGTGGAAGTTTGGTGGACCTCCACTTGTGGGGCTCAGCTTGTTGCAGCTGGAGCGTGTTTTGCGAGCAAGTCGTGGAGAGGTGGGATTGCTTTCCGTCTCCGAAGAGCTACAGGCAGAGTCATCGTGATACTGGAGCTCACGCACTCTGCTGTTTAACGAACGACTTTTACGCATCCCGCCTCCTCCATCCTCCCTTGGTGACCGCTCCTTCTGCACCTTCTTTTTGGGTGGTTTGGTGCCAATCAGCACCACCTTGAGACCGAGCAAGCCCTTGCCATCTCCAGTTCCACCCAAATAGGCCTCATGTGCCTTCACAGCAGCCTCTACATCCTCAAACTCCACAATGGCACACTCCTCAGTGCCCAACTGTGAGTAGCGGCCACTCAGCTTCTTCAGGTCAGCTGGAAGGTCTTTGCCAGGCTTCAGCACTCGTACCGAGGCAATTGGGCCATAGACGCCGAAAGCTTTAAGGAGGAGCTCCATGAGACGCTCCTGCTGGGCAGAGCCACCTCCAGGGCTTCCGTCTCCAACTCCCCCTCCTCCCGCCAAAGCCATGCCCAGCTCAGGCCAGCGCTGCAACTCACTCAAGAGCAACATGCGGCTGGGCAGCGACTCGCTTGCAAACACGGGGACACTCGTCCGACGTCTAACCTTCCGGCCTTCATCATTTAGCTCCAAGAGGTCAGACTGCCGCAGTGCATAGGCTGTGGTCCTCCAGTCTCGAGTCAGATGCTTAACCTTAGAGACAGAAAAATGAGGCCTTAAATTGACTGTCAGTTTAACAAGACAACTTTTCTAAGATCTGTTTAGAAATGTGGGTTTCTAGAAGCTAAAATGTGGCCAGTTTCTAtttattatctctttattaaaACAGTATGTTGGCTGTGCTTTTAAGAGACAAATCACTGTTCTAATTACCCGACCTTTGTGCCTCACCCATAAATTAATCGCCACCATTATACTTGGTTATTAGTTTAGTGCTAAAAAGGGCTGCTACACTTGGTTGACTTCACAATTATAAAAATCTGTTGACTTGGAATTTCTTTGTTGACACACCATTAATTTGTACCTGCAACCCACTACAGGAGGTTCTGGAACAGTATCAACCAAAGTGAACAAAAGTCTCCCAGGGGCAGCCATGCAGATGCAgcacacaatgtaaacacatgCCTTTTAGCATGACTCTAGAAATGTGGTTTGCTTGTTGTGTCGTCTTAAACAAACTGTCTCATGTAAACCAATACATTCTTGCCAGAACTGCAAAACCTCCACCCCATTACACTTTAAACTGGTGCAGTAGACAGTCAgcattccattccaccttaagaatgCCCCCCAAAAACCATGataatttccaccttaaaagcctcTTTACATTAAACAGTGCTCAGTTTACATTAAGACATTTTCCTTTGTGCTCTAGCAACTTTGATTTCTCAGTACCACCTTAAATAAGTGAATATGCGAGGCTTTTCAAGCTGtttactccttaatttgtttacaaacacacgtgcaccacagaaaaacatgaatccgcctcaatttctttaaaacaaaacgTATTTACAGCTTTTAATCATGTTAATCACCTTTTCAAACGTCGCTATGCCtcactttatataaaacacagaaCCCTTGTTTACTTCTTTTAATCTTTACATAGGcatctgtacttctatattttttttcagaaatgatgtGCTGTTTAGGAGAGAAATAGCCAGCTCTGGCCCTGTTCTATCGTACTGCTGTTTCTAAACTGCCTCCAcctttcaaacacaaggccaatatttcctctcattttactcactctctggtcatggagattttttagaagggcaatggggctttttgggtctggtaaaatgtaacattaactctgttcacttggtcatttcaggGCTGCACaacactgtttgtagacctaGCAACGCAGTTGGTTTGGACTGTAATGTAATTAGATAGAGGGCGTGATCACAGGAGCTGTGCtccggactgggcacttctcaagaGAATATACTAAGatactgcttcagcaatgcTGTGAAAGGCAGccgtgttttagctttgactgtttctttaatccatgatcacacaccctggacattttataacCAAGTACAGTAAATAGCTTACAGGTTGCTCCTTTATGTCTATTCTTATTAACCCCTTAAAAGTTGACAAATTGGTGGGGGGGACAACATTCAGTGCACAACATGTACATGCAGTGGACAACACTGATTTAGAAATACTCAAGGATCTTGTGTGCTTTTATGATCTTGTTTGTGGAGACAGGAAGAAAACTTCACTGTCAGTCCTCCCACTCTCAGCCCACTCAGACTGCAGCATTACCAACCTCAAGGGCTATTCCACTTGCTCAGTTGTTACGAGAACATCCGTTCAATAAGGACAAGCCCGAATGACCCAGTTCTAAAGCAGCGAGCAGCTAAAATCACATTTTCTGATCAAGTTCCTGCAACAATGCCTGAGGGTTGCATCAGATAAGCAGGAAGTTGATATAAAGAGGAAGTCAGTATGTCGTTTGCAACTGACAGCAAGTTACAGCTGCTTCAGTGCACAAGAAACTGAACCATAATGCAATGGGGCTGAAATACTCATTTACTGGCACCACCCAGGTTGCATGTACTTGGAGAAATTAGAGAATTTGACTATTTACATAATCAAATATTGAGCAACCATTTGGGAACATTTAGCAGCTTAAATGACTGAAATCAATGATGTtagaaaacaatgttttaagTAGAAGTTTAAAAAGGCATTCTTAAGGTGGAGACCAAAACTCTGGCCCAAATGCATGGCATATTCCATAAATAGTTCATATTAATTCCTGAAATCCAAAGTGTATCACATCATGTAATTTGAGATTTCTCTGAACCACAGCATGACTCAGACCCATCGAACAGTTTATGCAACAGTTGTCAGTTCTCCCAGATGCGGCCTCTTGTTGATACACATTTGTTACTGTTACTAACCTTCTTGAAAGACGTGAGCAGCTTGACGCTAACAAATCCGAGCTTATTTCGCCGGACGTGTTTGAGCAGGAAGGCATCGTGCTCCAGGTTCTCATCCGACAAGTAGTACTCTATCTGAGTTACGAGTTTCTGGGTCAGCTCAGGGTCTGGTGGCTGCCAGCTCTCCTCTTCCAGCTCCCCTCCACTCGTGCCAGCACCGCTGAGGGAGAAAGACAGGAAAAGTGTGGTGCTTTAGCTGTTACCTGACCATTTTCCAAAGGCTATTCACGACACTTCATACTGTAACTTGAAGACCACTATTCATGAAATGAGTCATGTTTTGATAAGATACCCAGTATTTTGCCTTGTTTCAAGAAGTAGCATGTGctaaaacactccttataacctCAACATAAATGGGCAGGGCTGAGGTACTCTTGGCTGAATAGTCAGATCTCGTAAAATGAAGTCAAAGCCAGCACCACTACTCAAAGCATTAGTATCACGTTAAATGCAATGACATTTGATTCTAAATAATTTTGGGCCACTTCTGTTGACATTTTCCAAATGGCATGATATACAAGCACACAGTGGAACGAGAAAAGGACCTTCCTTCAGGGCCTCATTGCAACAAGACCAGGCTTGTGCTTGTTGAACCACACTGTACAAATTACCAAGCCACAGGCAGCAGTAAGAGCAAGGTTCTCAGACCCAGATTAATCCTAGGTCAAGTATAAATGGAATTAAATTGTGGCGCATTTGATGTTACAATTTAGCCTAAGTGTTTAATCAATAGCAACAGAACCAGCCAAAGCGcaactcaacactaaacataCACAAGGCTGTACTTGTCCGATAGTAAGACAAGGCTGAGAGTAGTTTCCATTTTAAAACACCTGTCAGGTTTATTATGCTGACCATGTAGATATTATAGGCATATATCATAGACATCcattaaacccacacatttaGTGCAAGTACTCTACATGttgctgaaaatgttgaatAATTTAAACAAGATCCATAAAAAACATTCTAAAGCCCTATTCCGATGGGATTCGCTTTACATGGGGAGCTGGGTTAATTTTATTTTACCGAAGAgcctcagtaatgtttatggatAATGTGCAATAGATAAATCTTGGTAAAAATAACAGATTGGAGTGGCAAGTCAATTCATGCATCATCACAGCGTGCATCATGTACAGGAGATCTACTGTcactactgttctgagaacagccctcCCACCAAACATCAATTCATCCTTCAAAATAATGGGTGAGAAAAGGACTTTTTTATAACACTGATTATTAACACAATTTATTATAACTGTTATTAACCACCATTATAAATAGTTTGACATACTTTATTGAGTACAGCACACGTTCAATAAAACGTACAGTACCAAAGCTCTCTCCACTGAGTGATAATGTTTGTCCAGCAGCTGAGCTGTACTtgaactgtatattttaatcagTAAATGCTTCCTCCAGCATTTATATATTAATCTACCACAGGATAACTGAATATTCACTAAATATTTTTACTGCTTGTTTTACTTTAGGTAAAAGACtcaggaatctttcctgaaGCTGGAGCGTGCaccccaggaaaaaaaaaaaatgagtgaaaTGGTCTTTTCGGACAGGATTAAGACTACTGAGACACCCCTGTAACAACTACTTTACCCCACATCCGCAGTTAAAACTAATCCCCTCTGAATAGGGTTTAAGAGCATCACGGGAGAAGTTACTCATGCAAACACCTCAGATCTATAACGATCTTTATGCATTATAATGTGCAATGTGGTTCTTCCTTAAAATCCCATTTAGACTGAATCTGGGTCTAGAAAAACTGGCTCTTAATCTGTTAGTAATGTCCAGATCGATCACTTATTTCACAGATATTTTGgtgaatttaaaaacacattttatagcCTTGACACTGGTTTAAACCAGACAGAAGTTAGTCTTCCTTTGGCAGCAGTTATATCACACCAACACCCCGCCTCAGAGGCCTGTTAAGCTGACTGCCCcctcacaggaaaaaaaaaaaaattcctccACACAGCCCACAATAACACCACAGAGTCCAGCCAGCATGGACCCACAAGCCAAGACCTTTTCCATCTGATGACAGTGAAGTGACAGGTTGAGCACATGGTGCTCCAGGGACATGCTGCTTTCCAAACATCCTCCGCAAATGGGGGGAGCACTCAAAACAATTCTGGCAATTCAACCCGTTTTCTATTAGCCAACAATTAAAAAGGGGCCCCGGTTGCCATTACTGAGGGGCTTGCCTACTTGATGGAGACAAAGTCAGGGAAATCAAATTAAACTGATGACTCATCGGCTTTGCGGCGTCCTCCTACGccctttatataaaaaaaaataaataaataaaaaataaaaaagactggATGGAGCCGAATGAAACGATGCCTCTCGTTCAACAAGTGGAGCGATGAGCCGTGGCTGGTGAATGAGGCTGTGCAGAGATGTGGAGAAAATAAAGCTTGTCAGAAAAACCTCCTACACCaaacacaaagacaacattAGAGACGTAATTAACTGGACCGATGTGTCTGTCGTGGGCACTGGGCAGCCATTCGGAAGCATCCAAAAAAACAGCCGAAAGACAAAAACCTAAACCCTTTGACGCAACATGTGCGTGAGGAACGGGGGTGGTGTAGTGTATCCTTGGATAGAATTTCTAGTCTTATCCACCTGCTTTGGCATCTCTTCCTCAAAATAAAAAGGCATTAGCTAAAAATCAGGTTGTTTTTGAGCTAACAGCTGTGTTAGAACAAGACTAGTCCCCAAATAAAGTGCAGGTGTGCTACAGAAGTGCAGCTGGAGATTTCTGTAGCATATTTATAGTCAGTCACTTGCAGCAATGCATTATTGATTTCAGCAGTAGTGATAGTAGAGATTAATGATTTTAGGGAGAATTTTTAATAATacaagttattttatttataattattctaaaattatgtgaaatttaaaaaaataaggttCAGGACACTTCCCACCAGTCCTTCTGCCACTGTAATATTTACCAGATTTTAATAATGTCTGTCCAATTAAAATACAGCTTTTCCTTTTTGAAAATTTCCATTTTTTATTTCCCCATGTCCTGTGAAAATTGTTTTAAGAAAAAATGCTAATTCTCTTATTTTCATTTACAGAATAATGCAAGACTCAGAATAGCATGTCGAGATTTTAAAAAGATATACAATTTACTATAGAGATATGCGATATACAGTGCAAACTCATCTATGTTTATGATCAGCTAGGGAAATACAACTTCACAGCCCAGCACTAGAACTGGAAAAGCCCATCCTGGGCTGCATTCCTCACTAATCTAACGCACTTGTGACAACTTGCCAGCTCCCTAAATAAGCCAGGGGAGCACAGTCCTAAGACAAGCACCAAGCCAAGCCGGCATGACGCAGGGGAATTAGAGCAACAGGTTTGTGTGTCATTTCACCCTGAGCTAATGACAGCCAGCAGGCGTTTACGTCAGTAGGATTACAATACACTGTTGGGGCTGTATAGCATGGGGCCATATAGGAATGCCTCCCTGAAACATAGGGTGTGGAGTGGTAGAATGGTATGTCCTGTGGTATGTCATCCTACAACGCTTCATGAGGTATACCCAGCACATTTCAGCAAAACCTTGCACAAGATTGGGAACAGCTGGTATTGCTCCAACATTTACTGGCACATTATGCTTTTTCAAATCCAGAAAGTGGTCAAAATAAGGGCTTGGTCCAACattactctctttctcttatatatagtgcactactttattacaacaaaatgtTCTAAAACGTCCAATAACGGGGCATACAAACTATAGCTGAACCTCAGAGTGCAGTTCTTTGATATGTAGGGTGTATTTGGAGGCTGAAGCCATTGTTTTTATGGCATTCTTCTCAAGGAGTAGGGAGCAATGACACACGTTTAAtagacattaaaaatataagCTTGTGTGTAAAGATATATACAATTTCCCCATAGTTCTTTTGTTCCTAAGAAGCT is a window from the Hoplias malabaricus isolate fHopMal1 chromosome 11, fHopMal1.hap1, whole genome shotgun sequence genome containing:
- the larp6a gene encoding la-related protein 6a, yielding MQALVKVFLRVLSFLLPPSWLQAGSCWWGGIEHLHHSPRLKGAKPLYPPPPLPPPLLPHLPAPPPPPGLRPAACCSPAGSVWRAIRGLWQAVRTSMSAVEPQTEPEMEPGDPSTRVTITVAIQAAEDEELDDEEPLESIGRPAGSCSEDETARYDKSSGAGTSGGELEEESWQPPDPELTQKLVTQIEYYLSDENLEHDAFLLKHVRRNKLGFVSVKLLTSFKKVKHLTRDWRTTAYALRQSDLLELNDEGRKVRRRTSVPVFASESLPSRMLLLSELQRWPELGMALAGGGGVGDGSPGGGSAQQERLMELLLKAFGVYGPIASVRVLKPGKDLPADLKKLSGRYSQLGTEECAIVEFEDVEAAVKAHEAYLGGTGDGKGLLGLKVVLIGTKPPKKKVQKERSPREDGGGGMRKSRSLNSRVRELQYHDDSACSSSETESNPTSPRLARKTRSSCNKLSPTSGGPPNFHLSPRTSPWNSPRASPSAQRKATPQSGKSPLASEGRLSPEPGRRWADYSSDSSLTPSGSPWVQRRKQVASQESSPVGSPMLGRKIQNADGLPPGVVRLPRGPDGTRGFHERGKAAATQT